The DNA region GGAGCTCGCGGACGACCAAGGTCGTCCACCGCGAGCAGAGGATTTCCGACGCCATTGATACTGGACAGAATTGCCCGTAGCCGTCACGCTCTACCATAAGGACCCTCCACCGGTCTGGATCAGGCACGATATTGCAAAGCAACCGATCCGCCAAACGCTCCTTGCCTACTCATACTGAGGCGGAGTTCAGTACAGTTCGTGTACTAGCCGCAATTGTGAGACGAGCGCAGAGTTTCAATCCTCACGAGATAGGAGGCATTGATATGCGCGGGCTTGCAGAACCAACACAGAACCTTGTCGGCGGTCAGAGCATCGTCGAACTAACCAATTCAGTCCTGCCCACCTTCGCGCAACGCGCCGCATCGATCGACGAGAGCGACACCTTCGTCGGCGAGAATTACGCGCTGCTAAAGGAATCTGGCCTCGCACGGGCAGGCGTTCCAATCGAATTGGGCGGGCTGGGCGCTGAAGTGCCCGAACTTTCTGAGATGCTCAAATCCATTGCTCGTGCATGTGGGTCCACTGCGCTTGCCTTTTCCATGCATACCCATCAAGTCGCGATCCCCGCCTGGCGCTGGCGACATCAAAAGGTGGCCGCGGTGGAGCCGCTCCTGAGACGTGTTGCATCGGAGCAAATCATATTGCTCTCGAGCGGCGGATCAGACTGGATCGGCGGATCGGGCAAGGCCATGAAAGTTGATGGCGGATACCGGATCACCGCGCGTAAACGCTTCACTTCCGGCGCGGCGGCAGGAAACATCCTGATGACCGGTGCTGTTTATGAAGAACAGGACGGCGCGCGCTCCGTCATTCATTTCGGCGTTCCGATGGCATCGCCAGAGGTTTCGATAGAGGATACTTGGCGAACACTTGGAATGAGGGGAACCGGGTCAAACGATATCATCATCGAAAACCTCTTCGT from Rhizobium sullae includes:
- a CDS encoding acyl-CoA dehydrogenase family protein; this translates as MRGLAEPTQNLVGGQSIVELTNSVLPTFAQRAASIDESDTFVGENYALLKESGLARAGVPIELGGLGAEVPELSEMLKSIARACGSTALAFSMHTHQVAIPAWRWRHQKVAAVEPLLRRVASEQIILLSSGGSDWIGGSGKAMKVDGGYRITARKRFTSGAAAGNILMTGAVYEEQDGARSVIHFGVPMASPEVSIEDTWRTLGMRGTGSNDIIIENLFVPDASVAFSRSAGQWHPVFQVIATIAFPLIYAVYLGVAESARDIAVKMVRSKANGDHLIELVGRMETSLRAAQIAHRWMLEVVARNEPSAETVNEVMIGRSLVARHAIEVTELAMEVAGGAAFYRENGLERCFRDIQGARYHPMQPGAQAQYAGSFALGLPTENIF